Sequence from the Fictibacillus arsenicus genome:
AAAATCGCTCCAGCATGCTTGATTTTACCGAGCAGGCTCATCGGATCTTTAGTCATAATTTCTAAGTGTTCCGGTGCGATCCGGTTAATGACTTCGGCACCTTCAGCGAGTGAATCAACAATATAAATAGCCCCGTAATCTCGTACGGCTTGAGCAGCAATTTCTTTTCTTGGCAGGTCGTTAAGCTGGCTTTCTACTTCTGCCGCAACCTTTTCTGCAAGATCTTTGGAAGTCGTTACTAAAAATGCTGCAGAACGAGGATCATGTTCAGCTTGGGAAAGTAAATCAGCTGCAATATATTTAGCGTTCCCTGTTTCATCTGCAAGTACGGCTATTTCGCTTGGACCCGCGATCATGTCGATATCACAAACTCCGAACACTTCACGTTTTGCCAGTGCTACAAAAATGTTTCCCGGACCAACGATTTTATCCGTTTTCGGTACGGTTTCGGTTCCGTATGCGAGCGCACCGATCGCTTGAGCGCCTCCCAATTTAAACATCCGTTTAACGCCAGCGATTGAAGCTGCTGCTAAAACGGCTGCCGGAAGCTTTCCGTCTTTCCCAGGAGGAGATACAAGTATGATTTCTTCAACACCTGCTACAGCTGCCGGAATGACACCCATCAATACAGATGAGGGATAGGCAGCCGTTCCACCCGGCACATAAACTCCCACAGAATCTAATGGTGTTACTTTTTGTCCCAGCATCGTTCCGTCTTCTCTTGTAAAAAACCAAGACTGGCGCTTCTGCTTTTCGTGATATTCCCGAATGTTTGCAGCCGCTTCAGAAATAATATCGATCATCTCTTGATCAAGAGATGCAACAGCTTCATCAATTTCCTCTTTTGTTACTTCAAGAGAACTCTGCGAAACACCGTCAAATTTTTCAGTGTAGTTTAAAAGTGCTTTATCACCTTCAAGTTTTACATTCTGCAAGATTTCTAAAACAGCTTTTCGCTGCTCTTCCGTATTTTGTTCAACACTTCTCTCTAACGTTTTCAATTCAGAAACAGGCTGGATTTTCACTGGACATCCCCCTTGTTTTCTACAAGTTTACGCATGCGTTCGACCAGTTCGTTAATTCTCATCGCATGAAGTCTGTAGCTTGCCGGGTTCACAATGAGTCTCGATGTAATGTCTGCAATTTTTTCAAGCTCAACCAAACCGTTTTCTTTCAGCGTTCGTCCCGTGGAAACAATATCTACAATGCGGTCTGCAAGCCCAATTAACGGTGCAAGTTCAATAGAGCCGTTCAATTTAATCACTTCCACTTGCTGACCTTGCTCTCGGAAATAATGAGAAGCAACATTCGGATACTTTGAAGCGATTTTTGGTGCGACTTTTTGATAGTTCCCGCCTGGCAGACCTGCTACAGCTAAATAGCAGGCTGAAATCTTCAGATCAAGCACTTCGTAAACATCACGCTCTTCCTCGAGCATTACGTCCTTGCCTGCGATTCCGATATCCGCAACACCATGCTCTACATATGTGGGAACATCCATCGGCTTTGCGAGAATGAATCGAAGCCCTGCTTCAGGTGCATCGATGATCAGTTTGCGTGATTCTTCAAATTCAGGAGGCAGCGGATAGCCTGCTTGTCTTAACAGGTCGACTGCTTCTTCAAATATTCTTCCTTTAGGCATCGCCATCGTTAAAACTGTATTCATTACAAGTCCTCTCCTTGCTGTCTTCCGATCAAATAATGAATTTCATCGAAACGTTTGCTGAACTCATCGACATTTCTAACACCAGATAGGTCTTGCATCACTACATTTCCGCCTTCTGATCTTTTGGATTTCGCCAGTTGCAGCGCTTCTTTTCTGCGTTCAGGCGTAAACAAAATGCATTGTTTTTTAATCGTGTCGTTCTTGCTTCCCAACGCTTCTATAAAATAATCCATTCGAATCGCAAATCCGATTGCTGGCGCTTTGCGGTCAAAACGACTCAAAAGGTCGTCGTATCTGCCGCCGCTTGCGATTGGCGCACCGATACCAGCTGCATATCCTTCAAACACGATGCCTGTGTAATAGCTCATATGGCTAAACAACGTAAAGTCGAAAACGATATTTTGTGCAGCATCATAATCCTGAAGCAGTTTGTATAACGTTTTGAGTTCTTCTAGAGCCTGCTGACCCTTGTTGTTGGGAGTCAATGCAGAGGCTTCATCAAGCACTTCAATCCCGCCTCTTAAATCCAGTATTTTTAACAAGCGCTGTGTATCAATAGAAGATAACGGAAGCTCTTTTACATGAGAGGTATAACCAACATAGTTTTTCTCATTGAGGTAACGAAGAAGCTCAGCAACCCTGCTATCGTTTCCTAAAATATCTGCTAAAAGCTCTTGAACGAAACCAATATGTCCTACAGCTACTGTAAAAGAATTGATTCCGCTCTTTTTGATCACTTCCGTCATTAAAGCTAGTGCCTCAGCTTCTGCACTGGATGTTCCCTCACCGATCAATTCGATTCCTACTTGTTCAAATTCAGCCGGTCTTCCACCTTCACGCTGCTGAGCACGGAAAACAGGTGAACTATAGGCAAGTCGAAGTGGATAAGCTACATTTTTCATGCTCGAAGAAACCACCCGTGCGATAGGCGCTGTCATATCCGGACGTAAAACAAGTGTTTTCCCTTCCATGTCGAGAAGTTTAAATAACTGCTGATCTAAGATAGCTGAAGCTTCCCCAACTGTTTCGTGATACTCCAGTGTTGGGGTCTGAATGAACTGATATC
This genomic interval carries:
- the hisD gene encoding histidinol dehydrogenase, coding for MKIQPVSELKTLERSVEQNTEEQRKAVLEILQNVKLEGDKALLNYTEKFDGVSQSSLEVTKEEIDEAVASLDQEMIDIISEAAANIREYHEKQKRQSWFFTREDGTMLGQKVTPLDSVGVYVPGGTAAYPSSVLMGVIPAAVAGVEEIILVSPPGKDGKLPAAVLAAASIAGVKRMFKLGGAQAIGALAYGTETVPKTDKIVGPGNIFVALAKREVFGVCDIDMIAGPSEIAVLADETGNAKYIAADLLSQAEHDPRSAAFLVTTSKDLAEKVAAEVESQLNDLPRKEIAAQAVRDYGAIYIVDSLAEGAEVINRIAPEHLEIMTKDPMSLLGKIKHAGAIFLGEYSSEPVGDYFAGSNHVLPTSGTARFSSPLNVDDFTKKSSVIRYSEQAMKENGRKISAFARLEGLEAHARAVDYRLEDK
- the hisG gene encoding ATP phosphoribosyltransferase, which codes for MNTVLTMAMPKGRIFEEAVDLLRQAGYPLPPEFEESRKLIIDAPEAGLRFILAKPMDVPTYVEHGVADIGIAGKDVMLEEERDVYEVLDLKISACYLAVAGLPGGNYQKVAPKIASKYPNVASHYFREQGQQVEVIKLNGSIELAPLIGLADRIVDIVSTGRTLKENGLVELEKIADITSRLIVNPASYRLHAMRINELVERMRKLVENKGDVQ
- a CDS encoding ATP phosphoribosyltransferase regulatory subunit — its product is MSKPFVFEKPAGMRDTLPAFYQKNEDIKNIIKKEMESWGYQFIQTPTLEYHETVGEASAILDQQLFKLLDMEGKTLVLRPDMTAPIARVVSSSMKNVAYPLRLAYSSPVFRAQQREGGRPAEFEQVGIELIGEGTSSAEAEALALMTEVIKKSGINSFTVAVGHIGFVQELLADILGNDSRVAELLRYLNEKNYVGYTSHVKELPLSSIDTQRLLKILDLRGGIEVLDEASALTPNNKGQQALEELKTLYKLLQDYDAAQNIVFDFTLFSHMSYYTGIVFEGYAAGIGAPIASGGRYDDLLSRFDRKAPAIGFAIRMDYFIEALGSKNDTIKKQCILFTPERRKEALQLAKSKRSEGGNVVMQDLSGVRNVDEFSKRFDEIHYLIGRQQGEDL